The Gemmatimonadota bacterium nucleotide sequence TTCATCAGCCTCTACGGCAACGTGGCGTTCTTCCTGAACGTGATCGGCATGGCCGTCGTGTTCGCCATCTTGCTGGTTGCCGCCAACACCATGGCCATGTCGGCGCGGGAGCGCTTCCACGAGGTGGCAGTGCTCAAGACGCTCGGCTTCAGCGACCGCACGGTGCTCTGGCTGGTGCTGGCCGAGGCAGGCGTTATCGCCGGCACCGGCCTGGCGCTCGGGCTGGCCGGCGCGCTGCTCTTCTACAACGTGCGCGGCTTTGACGCCGCCGGCTTCATCCCAGGGCTCTCCGTGGCGAGGGACACCATCGCTCTGTCTGTGGCCATCGCGGCGCTACTCGCCGCGGTCAGCGCGGCCGTGCCCGCCTGGCAGTCCGCGCGGCTCCAGGTCGTGGACGCTCTCCGGCCGGCGGCATGAGGATCCCGCTGCTCTACAGCGTGCGCAGCCTGCTGCACCGGCCGGCGACCAGCGCGTCCACGGCGCTGGGCATCGCCCTGGTCGTCCTCACCTTTGTGGGCATGCTGGCGCTGGCCCAGGGTTTCCAGGCGGCCATGATCGAGACCGGCCGTCCGGACAACGTGTTCGTGATCCGCGCAGGCTCGGACGCGGAGATGAACAGCGGCCTGGGTCGCGACGGAGCCGCCATCCTCAAGGCGCTGCCAGAAGTCGCCCCGGCTGTCAACGGCCAGCCCCTCGCCTCGGCTGACGTCTACGTGGTCGTGGCACGCCCCCGCACGGGCACCGGCAGTATGGCTCACGTGCCGGTCCGCGGCGTCGACTTCACCTCCTTCGAGTTGCGGGATTTCGTGCGGGTGGTCGAGGGCCGGCCCTTCCGGCAGGGGCAGCCGGAGGTAGTGGTGGGACGTGGCCTCGTGGGACGGATCGAGGGCCTCGAGCTGGGCGAGCGCGTCCGTTTCGGCCAGCAGGATTTCACCGTGGTCGGCTACTTCACTGCGGGGGGCTCGGCGTTCGAGTCGGAGGTGTGGGGCGAGAACGAGCAGTTGATGAGCGTCTTGCGCGGGCCCTTCTACCAGTCGCTGACCTTCCGCCTCTCTGATCCCGCCGTCTTCCAGGGCGTGAAGCAGAAGCTGAAGGCCGACCCGCGGCTCAACCTGGACGTCTACCGCGAGTCCGACTATTTCGCCGGGCAGTCCGAGCAGCTCGCCCGCGTGCTGCGCTTCCTGGCCTTCTTCGTCACCTGGATCATGGCCCTGGGCGCCATCTTCGGCGCCATCAACACCATGGACGCGCTGGTAGGCTACCGCGCCCGGGAGATCGCGCTGCTGCTCACGCTCGGGTTCCGGCCGCGCAGCGTGCTGGCCACCTTCCTCTTCGAGGCCGTGCTGCTCTCGCTGGCCGGCGGCGTGCTGGGCCTGGTCCTGGCCCTACCCATCAATGGCATCACCACCAGCACCACGAACTGGCAGTCCTTCGCCGAGATCGTCTTCCAGTTCCGCATCACGCCGGCCATACTGCTGCAGGGGTTGGCGTTCGCCGCGGTGATGGGGCTGCTCGGCGGCTTCCTGCCCGCGCGCCGCGCCTCGCGACAGGTGATCGCGCAGGCGCTGAGGGGCGAGTGAGTTTGTTAACACCATGGACACGCTGGTGGCCTACATCCAGTCGTCTGCCGAGCTCGTCTTCGCCTTCCGCATCACGCCCGCCATCCTGCTCGAGGGGCTGGCCTTCGCGCTGCTCATGGGACTGCTCGGCGGATTCCTCCCCGCCCGCCGCGCCGCGCAGCAGGTGACCGCGGAGGCGCTGCGGTGAAGCAGGCACTGCTCACCGAGCCCATGGCGGTCTTCGCCTACCTGGCCGCCGTGCTGGGCGTCATTTTCTGGCTGAGTGGGCTCCAGCCGCTGAAGAAGCTGTTCGAGTTGACGCCGCCCGTCATTTACGCCTACTTCCTGCCCACCCTCTCTACCACCTTTGGCGTCATCCCCAGCGCATCGCCGCTTTACGAATGGATGGTGCGCTATCTGCTGCCCCTGGCACTGCTGCTGCTGATGATCACCATTGACCTGTCCAGCGTAGCCCGCCTGGGGGGCATGGCACTGATCATGATGCTGGCCGGCACGCTGGGCATCGTGCTGGGCGGGCCGCTGGCGCTGCTCGTCTTCGGCGGCTGGCTGCCCGACGAGGCCTGGAAAGGCCTGGCCGCGCTCTCCGGGAGCTGGATCGGCGGGACCGCGAACCTGGTAGCGATCGCCGAGAGCGTGGGCACGCCGGAGTCGTTGCTGGGCCCGATCATCGTGGTGGATACAGTGGTCGGCTACGGCTGGATGGGCGTGCTGCTCTTTCTCAGCGGCTGGCAGTCCCGCTTCGACCGCTGGAACCGCGCCCGTACGGAGGCCATCGAGGCGACCAACCGGCGTCTGGCCGAGGTCGCGGCGCAGCGCGCGCCGCTCGACACCCGCTACGCCGCCATCATCATCGGGCTGGGCTTCGCCGGCGCAGTGCTCAGCATTGCCGCCGGCGCACGGCTGCCCCGGGTCGGCAACCCCACAATCATCAGCAACACCACCTGGGCCGTGCTCATCGTGGTGACCGGCGGGCTGCTGCTATCCTTCACACCGGCGCGGCGGCTGGAGGAGGCGGGCGCCTCGCGCATCGCCTACGTCGCGCTCTACCTGCTGCTGACCGCGATCGGCGCGCAGGCGGACCTCAAGGCCGTGCTGGCCGCGCCCGCCTTTGTGGGCGCGGGCCTGCTCTGGATCGGAGTGCACGCGGCGGTCCTGCTCGCGGTGGCGCGACTGATCCGCGCGCCGCTTTTCTTCTTCGCCACGGGCAGCATGGCCAACGTGGGCGGTGCCGCGTCTGCGCCCATCGTCGCCGGCGTATACCACCCGGCCATGGCGCCGGTCGGGTTGCTCATGGCCGTGGCCGGCTACGTGCTCGGCATCTACGCCGGGCTGCTGTGCGCCTGGCTGCTCTCCCTGGTGGGGTGATGCACTTTACCGAGCTGATCGACCTGGCCGCCGAGCGCCTGGGCGGCGCCGCGCTGCTGGCCAATGACGAGTTCTTCGCGCCCAAGGAGAACCTGCTCAGGGCGGCCGAGCCAGTGTTCCTGCCGGGCGAGTACACGGAGCGCGGCAAGTGGATGGACGG carries:
- a CDS encoding ABC transporter permease, coding for MRIPLLYSVRSLLHRPATSASTALGIALVVLTFVGMLALAQGFQAAMIETGRPDNVFVIRAGSDAEMNSGLGRDGAAILKALPEVAPAVNGQPLASADVYVVVARPRTGTGSMAHVPVRGVDFTSFELRDFVRVVEGRPFRQGQPEVVVGRGLVGRIEGLELGERVRFGQQDFTVVGYFTAGGSAFESEVWGENEQLMSVLRGPFYQSLTFRLSDPAVFQGVKQKLKADPRLNLDVYRESDYFAGQSEQLARVLRFLAFFVTWIMALGAIFGAINTMDALVGYRAREIALLLTLGFRPRSVLATFLFEAVLLSLAGGVLGLVLALPINGITTSTTNWQSFAEIVFQFRITPAILLQGLAFAAVMGLLGGFLPARRASRQVIAQALRGE
- a CDS encoding DUF819 family protein, with product MKQALLTEPMAVFAYLAAVLGVIFWLSGLQPLKKLFELTPPVIYAYFLPTLSTTFGVIPSASPLYEWMVRYLLPLALLLLMITIDLSSVARLGGMALIMMLAGTLGIVLGGPLALLVFGGWLPDEAWKGLAALSGSWIGGTANLVAIAESVGTPESLLGPIIVVDTVVGYGWMGVLLFLSGWQSRFDRWNRARTEAIEATNRRLAEVAAQRAPLDTRYAAIIIGLGFAGAVLSIAAGARLPRVGNPTIISNTTWAVLIVVTGGLLLSFTPARRLEEAGASRIAYVALYLLLTAIGAQADLKAVLAAPAFVGAGLLWIGVHAAVLLAVARLIRAPLFFFATGSMANVGGAASAPIVAGVYHPAMAPVGLLMAVAGYVLGIYAGLLCAWLLSLVG